Genomic segment of Streptococcus australis:
AAAGATAGTTTAGGTATCTATATTCTTCATGCACCAATTTGTAGCATGATTCGGATTCTAATGTTGAAAGTGGGAATAAACTCAGTTTTTCTTCACGTTGTTGTTGGGATTGTCTTAGGCTGGTATTTATCCATACTAGCAACTTATATATTGAAAAAAATTCCATTTTTGAATATTGTTTTATTACCACAGAAGTATATTAAATTAAAATAAATTATTTTGGCTTTATAATGTGGCTCTTTGCCAGCTAACATCTGGAGAGGACAATCACTGTCTTCTCCTTTTTGTTTTTTCAGAATATACCAAATTAACACAAAAATTCTGAAAATTCTGTTGACATCTTTTTGAAAAGAGTCTATAATGGAGAGAAAGTTTTAAAGGAGAAAATGATGAAAAGTTCAAAACTATTTGCCCTTGCGGGCGTGACATTATTTGCGGCGACTACTTTAGCTGCATGTTCTGGATCAGGTTCGAGCGCTAAAGGAGAGAAGACATTCTCATACATTTATGAAACAGACCCTGATAACCTGAACTATTTGACAACTGGTAAGGCTGCGACAGCAGATATTACCAGTAACGTGGTTGATGGTTTGCTAGAAAATGATCGCTACGGGAACTTTGTGCCGTCTATGGCTGAGGATTGGTCTGTATCCAAGGATGGATTGACTTACACTTATACTATCCGTAAGGATGCAAAATGGTATACTTCTGAAGGTGAAGAATACGCGGCAGTCAAAGCTCAAGACTTTGTAACAGGACTTAAATATGCTGCTGATAAAAAATCTGATGGTCTTTATTTAGTTCAAGAATCAATCAAAGGATTGGACGCCTATGTAAAAGGGGAAATCAAAGATTTCTCACAAGTAGGAATTAAGGCTCTGGATGATCAGACAGTTCAGTACACTTTGAACAAACCAGAAAGCTTCTGGAATTCTAAGACAACAATGGGGGTAATGGCTCCAGTTAACGAAGAGTTTTTGAACTCTAAAGGGGATGATTTTGCCAAAGGGACAGATCCTAGTAGTATTCTCTATAATGGACCATTCTTACTCAAATCAATTGTAGCCAAATCTTCTGTTGAATTTGCGAAAAATCCTAACTACTGGGATAAGGACAATGTCCATATCGATAAGGTTAAATTATCATTCTGGGATGGTCAAGATACCAACAAACCAGCTGAAGCCTTCAAGGATGGAAGCTTTACTATGGCACGTCTCTTCCCAACAAGCGCTAGCTACCCAGAGATTGAGAAATCATTTAAAGATAACATCGTTTATACTCAACAGGATTCGACTACTTATTTAGTAGGTACGAATATTGATCGCCAGTCTTATAAGTATACTTCTAAGACAACGGATGAAGAAAAAACATCAACCAAGAAAGCTCTTCTAAACAAAGATTTCCGTCAAGCTCTTGCTTTTGGTTTTGATAGAACTGCCTATGCCTCCCAAGTAAACGGTGCAAGTGGTGCGACTAAACTGCTTCGTAACTTGTTTGTCCCACCTACATTTGTGCAAGCAGATGGCAAAAACTTTGGTGAGTTGGTCAAAGAAAAATTGGTGACTTATGGAGACGAGTGGAAGGATGTAAATTTAGCTGATGCCCAAGATGGACTCTATAACGCAGATAAGGCCAAAGCAGAATTCGCCAAGGCTAAGACAGCTCTTCAAGCAGAAGGTGTGAAATTCCCAATCCACTTGGATATGCCTGTGGACCAAACAAATACAACAAAAGTTCAACGTGTGCAATCTTTGAAACAGTCACTTGAAGCAACTTTGGGAACAGATAATGTAGTTGTGGATATCCAACAACTTCAAAAAGATGATGTATTGAACATCACTTACTTTGCCGAGACTGCTGCTGGTGAGGACTGGGATATCTCAGATAACGTTGGTTGGTCTCCAGACTTTGCGGACCCATCTACCTACCTTGATATCATCAAGCCATCTGTCGGAGAAAATACGAAGACTTACCTAGGATTTGACTCTGGAACCAATAATGCTGCGGCTAAGCAGGTTGGTTTGGAAGATTACGAGAAAATGGTTGTCGAAGCAGGAGAAGAAGTTTCTAATATCTCAAAACGTTATGAAAAATATGCTGCTGCCCAAGCTTGGTTGACCGACAGTGCCTTGCTCATCCCAACAACTTCTAAAACTGGTCGTCCAATGTTGTCTAAGATGGTGCCATTTACTCTTCCGTTTGCTTACTCAGGTAACAAGGGTACGAGCGAAGCCCTCTTGTATAAATACCTAGATTTACAAGATAAGCCAGTAACAACAGAAGAATATCAAAAAGCCCAAGAAAAATGGTTGAAAGAAAAAGAAGAGTCTAATAAAAAGGCCCAAGAAGATCTCGCAAAACATGTGAAATAACTGTTGCAAAATATAAGAAAGGATTTAGTATTTCTCTTGAATGCTGAATCCTTTTTTACATTTGTAAAGAAAGATTCTAGATGTACTGATCCCCAAAAGTTAGATTTTTTTCTGTCTAACTTTTGGGGTACAGTTCAAAATTTGGAGCCTCTTTTTGTCAGAATAGAGAAAATTTTCCTTAATTTTACTTGTTTCCTATTGCTTTCTTAGCTATTATTTGTTATATTAAAAGCACAATTATTTTTTATTTATCATGGTTAAGCATTGCACTTTCAGAGGAAGGAGTATTTTTTAAAAAAGAAATGTAAACGCTTACTCAAAAATGAAAGGATTTAGGAATTTATGAATAAAGGATTATTTGAAAAACGTTGTAAATATAGCATTCGAAAATTTTCATTAGGTGTTGCTTCTGTTATGATTGGAGCTGCATTCTTTGGGACAAGTCCGGTTCTTGCAGATAGCGTGCAGTCTGGCTCCACAGCGAATTTACCAGCGGATTTAGCTACTGCTCTTGCAACAGCAAAAGAGAATGATGGGCATGATTTTGAAGCGCCTAAGGTGGGAGAAGACCAAGGGTCTCCAGAAGTTACAGATGGACCTAAGACAGAAGAAGAACTATTAGCACTTGAAAAAGAAAAATCATCTGGTTCAGATAAGTTACCAGAAGGCTTAGAGGGCAAATTAGATAAGGCTGAAGATAAAGGGAAAGAAGTTGACAAGGATCAATTAGCTAAGGATACTGAGAATCTCGTTCCAGAAGATGTAGCTAAAACAAAGAATGGTGAATTAAACTACGGAGCAACTGTCAAAATCAAGACACCATCAGGTGAAGGTAGTGGGATTGTCATTGGCGAAAATCTTGTTTTAACTGTTTCACATAACTTTATAAAAGACGTTCCAGATGGGAATAATCGCAAGGTCGTTGACAATGATAATGGTGAAGGGGATATCTACAGTATTTCCTATCCAGGACTACCAGATGTTAAATTTAGTAAAAAAGACATTATTCACTGGGATCGTGAAGGTTTCCTAAAAGGCTACAAGAATGATTTGGCTCTTGTTCGATTGCGAACAGTTCTGGAAAATGCTCCAGCAGAAGTGACTGAAAAACCTGCAGTGAAAAAGGTTGGAGATAAATTGCATGTCTTTGGCTACCCAACTGGAAAATTATCACCAGTCCTCAATACAACTGTTGAATTAGTCGAATCCTACGGTGAGGGCGTAAAAGGGATCGGTTATCAAGGTAGCCATCCAGGTGCTAGCGGTGGTGGTATCTTTGATACAGAAGGAAAACTCGTCGGTGTTCATCAAAATGGAGTTGTTGGCCAACGTAGTGGTGGTATTCTCTTCTCACCTGCTCAATTGAAATGGATCCAAGATCACATGAAGGGAATTTCAAGTGTCAAACCAGCAGACTTGGAAGAGAAAGAAAAACCAGCTGAAGACAAACCAAAAGAGGACAAACCAGCTGCTAAACCTGAAACACCTGAAAAAGTGACAGCTGAATGGCAAACGGTAGAGAAAAAAGAACAACAGGGAACAGTCACTATCCGAGAAGAAAAAGGTGTCCGCTACAACCAACTATCCTCAACTGCACAGAACGACAATGGCGATAAACCAGCCTTGTTTGAAAAACAAGGATTGACCGTTGATGCTAATGGAAATGCGACTGTTGATCTAACCTTCAAAGATGATTCTGAAAAGGGCAAATCACGCTTTGGTGTCTTCTTGAAATTTAAAGACACCAAGAACAATGTTTTTGTTGGTTATGACAAGGACGGCTGGTTCTGGGAGTATAAATCTCCAACCGATAGCACCTGGTATAAGGGCAACCGTGTAGCAGCACCAGAATCAGGTTCTGTAAACCGTCTTTCTATCACTCTCAAGTCAGATGGTCAGCTCAATGCAACGAATAATGATGTGAAGCTCTTTGATACAGTAACTCTACCAGCTGCGGTCAATGACCATCTTAAAAATGAGAAGAAAATTCTTCTCAAGGCGGGCTCCTATGGTGATGAGCGAACAGTTGTTAGTGTTAAGACGGATAACCAAGAGGGGGTAAAAACAGAGGATACCCCTGCTGAAAAAGAAACAGGTCCTGAAGTTGATGATAGCAAGGTGACTTATGACACTATTCAGTCTAAGGTCCTCAAAGCAGTGATTGACCAAGCCTTCCCACGTATTAAAGAATACAGTTTGAACGGGCATACCTTGCCAGGACAAGTCCAACAATTCAATAAAGTATTTATCAACAAACACGAAGTCACACCTGAAGTTACCTACAAAAAAATCAATGAGACAACAGCAGAGTACTTGATGAAGCTTCGCGATGATGCTAATCTTATCAATGCGGAAATGACAGTTCGTTTGCAAGTTGTGGACAATCAGTTGCACTTTGATGTGACCAAGATTGTCAACCATAATCAAGTCACTCCAGGTCAAAAGATTGATGATGAAAGAAAACTGCTTTCTTCTATTAGTTTCCTTGGCAATGCTTTGGTATCTGTTTCAAGTGACCAAGCTGGTGCTAAGTTTGATGGGGCAACCATGTCAAACAATACCCATGTCAGCGGGGATGATCATATTGATGTAACCAATCCAATGAAGGATTTGGCTAAGGGTTACATGTATGGATTTGTTTCTACAGATAAGCTTGCTGCAGGGGTCTGGAGCAACTCTCAAAACAGCTACGGTGGTGGTTCTTATGACTGGACTCGCTTAACAGCTTACAAAGAAACAGTCGGAAATGCCAACTATGTAGGAATTCATAGTTCTGAATGGCAATGGGAAAAAGCTTATAAGGGCATTGTCTTCCCAGAATACACCAAGGAACTTCCAAGTGCTAAAGTTGTTATCACTGAAGATGCCAATGCGGATAACAAAGTCGATTGGCAGGATGGAGCCATTGCTTATCGTAGCATCATGAACAACCCTCAAGGTTGGGAAAAAGTCAAGGATATCACAGCTTATCGTATCGCGATGAACTTTGGTTCTCAAGCACAAAACCCATTCCTCATGACTCTAGATGGTATCAAGAAGATTAATCTCCATACAGATGGTCTTGGACAAGGTGTTCTCCTTAAAGGATATGGTAGTGAGGGACATGACTCTGGTCATTTGAACTATGCTGATATTGGTAAACGTATCGGTGGTGTCGAAGATTTCAAGACCCTGATTGAGAAGGCTAAGAAGTACGGAGCTTATCTTGGTATTCACGTTAACGCTTCTGAAACCTATCCAGAGTCTAAATACTTCAATGAAAAAATTCTTCGCAAGAATCCAGATGGTAGCTATAGTTATGGTTGGAACTGGCTAGACCAAGGTATCAACATTGATGCAGCTTATGACTTGGCTCATGGTCGTTTGGCACGTTGGGAAGATTTGAAGAATAAACTTGGTGAAGGTCTCGACTTTATCTATGTGGACGTTTGGGGAAATGGCCAATCAGGTGACAACGGTGCCTGGGCTACTCACGTTCTCGCTAAAGAGATTAACAAACAAGGCTGGCGCTTTGCGATTGAGTGGGGCCATGGTGGTGAGTACGACTCTACCTTCCATCACTGGGCAGCTGACTTGACCTACGGTGGCTACACCAATAAAGGTATCAACAGTGCCATCACGCGCTTTATCCGTAACCACCAAAAAGATGCTTGGGTAGGGGACTACAGAAGTTACGGAGGTGCTGCAGACTACCCACTTCTAGGTGGCTATAGCATGAAGGACTTTGAAGGATGGCAAGGACGAAGCGACTACAATGGCTATGTAACCAACTTGTTTACCCATGATGTCATGACTAAGTACTTCCAACACTTCACTGTAAGTAAATGGGAAAATGGTACGCCAGTAACCATGACCGATAATGGTAGTACCTATAAATGGACTCCAGAAATGCGAGTGGAATTGGTAGATGCTGACAAGAATAAAGTGGTTGTGACTCGTAAGTCAAATGATGTCAATAGCCCACAATACCGTGAACGTACAGTAACTCTCAACGGACGTGTGATCCAAGATGGTTCAGCTTACTTGACTCCTTGGAACTGGGATGCGAATGGTAAGAAACTTCCTACTGATAAGGAAAAAATGTACTACTTCAATACGCAGGCTGGTGCAACAACTTGGACCCTTCCGAGCGATTGGGCAAAGAGCAAGGTTTACCTTTACAAGCTAACTGACCAAGGTAAGACAGAAGAGCAGGAACTCACTGTAACAGATGGTAAGATTAGCCTAGACCTTCTAGCTAATCAACCATACGTACTTTACCGTTCGAAACAAAGCAATCCTGAAATGTCATGGAGCGAAGGCATGCACATCTATGACCAAGGATTTAATAGCGGAACCTTGAAGCATTGGAATATTTCGGGCGATGCTTCTAAGGCAGAAATTGTCAAGTCTCAAGGGGCAAACGATATGCTTCGTATTCAAGGAAACAAAGAAAAAGTTAGTCTCACTCAGAAATTAACTGGTTTGAAACCAAATACCAAGTATGCCGTTTATGTAGGTGTCGATAATCGTAGTAATGCCAAGGCGAGCATCACTGTAAACACTGGTGAAAAAGAAGTGACTACTTATACCAATAAGTCTCTCGCTCTCAACTATGTTAAGGCCTACGCTCACAATACACGTCGTGACAATGCGACAGTTGACAATACAAGTTACTTCCAAAACATGTACGCTTTCTTTACAACTGGATCTGACGTATCAAATGTTACTCTTACTTTGAGTCGCGAAGCTGGTGATGAAGCAACTTACTTTGATGAAATTCGTACCTTTGAAAATAATTCAAGCATGTACGGAGAAAACCATGATACAGGTAAAGGCACCTTCAAACAAGACTTTGAAAATGTTGCTCAGGGTATCTTCCCATTCGTAGTGGGCGGTGTCGAAGGTGTTGAAGACAACCGCACTCACTTGTCTGAAAAGCATGATCCATATACACAGCGTGGTTGGAACGGCAAGAAAGTTGATGATGTTATCGATGGAAATTGGTCACTCAAGACCAATGGACTGGTTAGCCGTCGTAACTTGGTTTACCAAACTATCCCACAAAACTTCCGCTTTGAAGCTGGTAAGACCTACCGTGTAACCTTTGAATACGAAGCAGGTTCTGACAATACCTACGCCTTTGTAGTTGGTAAGGGAGAATTCCAATCTGGCAGCCGTGGTACGAAAGCAAGCAACTTGGAAATGCATGAGTTGCCAAATACCTGGACGGATTCTAAGAAAGCCAAGAGGGCAACCTTCCTCGTGACAGGTGCAGAAACAGGCGATACTTGGGTAGGTATCTATTCAACTGGAAATGCAAGCAATACTCGTGGTGATTCTGGTGGAAATGCCAACTTCCGTGGTTATAACGACTTCATGATGGACAATCTTCAAATCGAAGAAATTACCCTAACAGGTAAGATGTTGACAGAAAATGCTCTGAAGAACTACTTGCCAACTGTAGCCATGACTAACTACACCAAAGAGTCTATGGATGCTTTGAAGGAGGCGGTCTTTAACCTTAGTCAGGCCGATGATGATATCAGTGTTGAAGAAGCACGTGCAGAGATTGCCAAGATTGAAGCTTTGAAGAATGCTTTGGTTCAAAAGAAAACAGCCTTGGTAGCAGAAGACTTTGAAAGTTTGGATGCGCCTGCTCAAGCTGGTGAAGGCTTGGAAAATGCCTTTGATGGTAATGCATCTAGCCTATGGCATACATCTTGGGATGGAGGAGATGTAGGCAAGCCTGCAACTATGGTCTTGAAAGAGCCTACTGAAATTACAGGACTTCGTTATGTACCACGTGGTTCAGGTTCAAACGGTAACTTGAGAGATGTGAAACTGGTTGTAACAGATGAGTCTGGCAAGGAGCACACTTTTACTGCAACGGACTGGCCTGATAACAATAAGCCAAAAGACATTAACTTTGGTAAGACAATCAAGGCTAAGAAAATCGTCCTTACGGGAACAAAGACTTACGGAGACGGTGGAGATAAATACCAATCTGCAGCGGAACTCATCTTTACCCGTCCACAGGTAGCAGAGACACCGCTTGACTTGTCAGGATATGAAGCAGCTTTAGCTAAGGCTCAAAAATTGACAGACAAAGAAAATCAAGAGGAAGTGGCTGGAGTTCAGGCGAGCATGAAATATGCGACGGATAACCATCTCTTGACGGAAAGAATGGTGAAATACTTTGCAGATTATCTCAATCAATTAAAAGATTCTGCTACGAAACCAGACGCTCCAACAAGTAGCAAGGGTGAAGAACAACCACCAGTTTTTGCTGTACCTGAGTTCAAAGGTGGCGTCAATGCAGCAGAAGCAGCTGTACATGAAGTCCTTGAGTTCAAGGGCGGAGTTAATGCGGTTGAAGCAGCTGTACATGAAGTCCCTGAGTTCAAGGGCGGAGTTAATGAGGTTGAAGCAGCTGTACATGAAGTCCCTAAGTTCATGGGAGGCGTCAATGCAGTAGAAGCAGCTGTACATGAAGTCCCTGAGTTCAAGGGCGGCGTTAATGCGGTTGAAGCAGCTGTACATGACCTACCTGAGTTCATGGGAGGAGTCAATGCAGTTGAAGCCTTGGTACACGAATTGCCAGAATACACTGGTGGTGTTAATGGAGTTGAGCCAGCCCTACATGAAAAATCAGAGTACACAGGCCCACTAGGTACAGCAGGTGATGAACCAGCACCAACTGTTGAGAAACCAGAGTATAAGTTGACACCAGCTCCACTAGCTGATACAAAGACATCAGAAATCAAAGATACTCTGAAAAATGAAGAAAGCAAAAAGACACTCCCAGAAACAGGAGAAGACCAGTCTGATACAGCCCTCTTCCTAGCAGGAATCAGCCTAGCATTGTCAGCAGCCCTCTATGCCGCTAAAAGTAAAAAAGAATAGATATTCTATTCTATACTATACTTACCTTGTTTGGATAAATGACTCGAACTCTATAGAAATCAGAGTCGGAAAATGAATCAAACACCCGGAGAGGACCTCTTGGTTCTCTCCTTTTTAAAAGGAGAAATGATAACGCTTACTAGTATAAGCGTATGAAAGGAAATAGGAGAAATATGGCCAAACACTTTTTTGAGAAACGCTGTCACTATAGTATCCGCAAATTTGCAATTGGTGCAGCTTCAGTCATGATTGGTGCTAGTATCTTTGGAGCCAATATGGTTCAGGCAGCAGAAACAGCAACACCTTCAGAATCAGAGGGAAGCATCACCCATGTTCAAGCACTGGATAAGTTACCTGATGATTTAGCCGCTGCGCTTGAAAAGGCGGATGCAGAATCTGCAACA
This window contains:
- a CDS encoding peptide ABC transporter substrate-binding protein — encoded protein: MKSSKLFALAGVTLFAATTLAACSGSGSSAKGEKTFSYIYETDPDNLNYLTTGKAATADITSNVVDGLLENDRYGNFVPSMAEDWSVSKDGLTYTYTIRKDAKWYTSEGEEYAAVKAQDFVTGLKYAADKKSDGLYLVQESIKGLDAYVKGEIKDFSQVGIKALDDQTVQYTLNKPESFWNSKTTMGVMAPVNEEFLNSKGDDFAKGTDPSSILYNGPFLLKSIVAKSSVEFAKNPNYWDKDNVHIDKVKLSFWDGQDTNKPAEAFKDGSFTMARLFPTSASYPEIEKSFKDNIVYTQQDSTTYLVGTNIDRQSYKYTSKTTDEEKTSTKKALLNKDFRQALAFGFDRTAYASQVNGASGATKLLRNLFVPPTFVQADGKNFGELVKEKLVTYGDEWKDVNLADAQDGLYNADKAKAEFAKAKTALQAEGVKFPIHLDMPVDQTNTTKVQRVQSLKQSLEATLGTDNVVVDIQQLQKDDVLNITYFAETAAGEDWDISDNVGWSPDFADPSTYLDIIKPSVGENTKTYLGFDSGTNNAAAKQVGLEDYEKMVVEAGEEVSNISKRYEKYAAAQAWLTDSALLIPTTSKTGRPMLSKMVPFTLPFAYSGNKGTSEALLYKYLDLQDKPVTTEEYQKAQEKWLKEKEESNKKAQEDLAKHVK
- a CDS encoding SpGH101 family endo-alpha-N-acetylgalactosaminidase, yielding MNKGLFEKRCKYSIRKFSLGVASVMIGAAFFGTSPVLADSVQSGSTANLPADLATALATAKENDGHDFEAPKVGEDQGSPEVTDGPKTEEELLALEKEKSSGSDKLPEGLEGKLDKAEDKGKEVDKDQLAKDTENLVPEDVAKTKNGELNYGATVKIKTPSGEGSGIVIGENLVLTVSHNFIKDVPDGNNRKVVDNDNGEGDIYSISYPGLPDVKFSKKDIIHWDREGFLKGYKNDLALVRLRTVLENAPAEVTEKPAVKKVGDKLHVFGYPTGKLSPVLNTTVELVESYGEGVKGIGYQGSHPGASGGGIFDTEGKLVGVHQNGVVGQRSGGILFSPAQLKWIQDHMKGISSVKPADLEEKEKPAEDKPKEDKPAAKPETPEKVTAEWQTVEKKEQQGTVTIREEKGVRYNQLSSTAQNDNGDKPALFEKQGLTVDANGNATVDLTFKDDSEKGKSRFGVFLKFKDTKNNVFVGYDKDGWFWEYKSPTDSTWYKGNRVAAPESGSVNRLSITLKSDGQLNATNNDVKLFDTVTLPAAVNDHLKNEKKILLKAGSYGDERTVVSVKTDNQEGVKTEDTPAEKETGPEVDDSKVTYDTIQSKVLKAVIDQAFPRIKEYSLNGHTLPGQVQQFNKVFINKHEVTPEVTYKKINETTAEYLMKLRDDANLINAEMTVRLQVVDNQLHFDVTKIVNHNQVTPGQKIDDERKLLSSISFLGNALVSVSSDQAGAKFDGATMSNNTHVSGDDHIDVTNPMKDLAKGYMYGFVSTDKLAAGVWSNSQNSYGGGSYDWTRLTAYKETVGNANYVGIHSSEWQWEKAYKGIVFPEYTKELPSAKVVITEDANADNKVDWQDGAIAYRSIMNNPQGWEKVKDITAYRIAMNFGSQAQNPFLMTLDGIKKINLHTDGLGQGVLLKGYGSEGHDSGHLNYADIGKRIGGVEDFKTLIEKAKKYGAYLGIHVNASETYPESKYFNEKILRKNPDGSYSYGWNWLDQGINIDAAYDLAHGRLARWEDLKNKLGEGLDFIYVDVWGNGQSGDNGAWATHVLAKEINKQGWRFAIEWGHGGEYDSTFHHWAADLTYGGYTNKGINSAITRFIRNHQKDAWVGDYRSYGGAADYPLLGGYSMKDFEGWQGRSDYNGYVTNLFTHDVMTKYFQHFTVSKWENGTPVTMTDNGSTYKWTPEMRVELVDADKNKVVVTRKSNDVNSPQYRERTVTLNGRVIQDGSAYLTPWNWDANGKKLPTDKEKMYYFNTQAGATTWTLPSDWAKSKVYLYKLTDQGKTEEQELTVTDGKISLDLLANQPYVLYRSKQSNPEMSWSEGMHIYDQGFNSGTLKHWNISGDASKAEIVKSQGANDMLRIQGNKEKVSLTQKLTGLKPNTKYAVYVGVDNRSNAKASITVNTGEKEVTTYTNKSLALNYVKAYAHNTRRDNATVDNTSYFQNMYAFFTTGSDVSNVTLTLSREAGDEATYFDEIRTFENNSSMYGENHDTGKGTFKQDFENVAQGIFPFVVGGVEGVEDNRTHLSEKHDPYTQRGWNGKKVDDVIDGNWSLKTNGLVSRRNLVYQTIPQNFRFEAGKTYRVTFEYEAGSDNTYAFVVGKGEFQSGSRGTKASNLEMHELPNTWTDSKKAKRATFLVTGAETGDTWVGIYSTGNASNTRGDSGGNANFRGYNDFMMDNLQIEEITLTGKMLTENALKNYLPTVAMTNYTKESMDALKEAVFNLSQADDDISVEEARAEIAKIEALKNALVQKKTALVAEDFESLDAPAQAGEGLENAFDGNASSLWHTSWDGGDVGKPATMVLKEPTEITGLRYVPRGSGSNGNLRDVKLVVTDESGKEHTFTATDWPDNNKPKDINFGKTIKAKKIVLTGTKTYGDGGDKYQSAAELIFTRPQVAETPLDLSGYEAALAKAQKLTDKENQEEVAGVQASMKYATDNHLLTERMVKYFADYLNQLKDSATKPDAPTSSKGEEQPPVFAVPEFKGGVNAAEAAVHEVLEFKGGVNAVEAAVHEVPEFKGGVNEVEAAVHEVPKFMGGVNAVEAAVHEVPEFKGGVNAVEAAVHDLPEFMGGVNAVEALVHELPEYTGGVNGVEPALHEKSEYTGPLGTAGDEPAPTVEKPEYKLTPAPLADTKTSEIKDTLKNEESKKTLPETGEDQSDTALFLAGISLALSAALYAAKSKKE